The following are from one region of the Cetobacterium somerae genome:
- the pyrF gene encoding orotidine-5'-phosphate decarboxylase: MNIKDRLIIALDYSNMEDAKNIVEILGETVSFYKVGLELFLNSKGEMVEYLTQKGKKVFLDLKFHDIPNTTTMASLFAAKQDVFMFNVHASGGRAMMESVAKRVKEVNPEILSIAVTILTSFSEEGLKETFKSELTLKELALNLAKLTKEAGMDGIVCSPWEAKAIKELCGENFKTVCPGVRPKWSVANDQERIMTPKDAILNGCDYLVVGRPVTKNENPVEAAKKVLAEIEEGVKEGSLCC; this comes from the coding sequence ATGAATATTAAAGATAGATTAATAATAGCATTGGATTATTCAAATATGGAGGATGCTAAGAATATAGTTGAAATTTTAGGAGAAACAGTTTCTTTTTATAAAGTGGGATTAGAGCTATTTTTAAACTCAAAGGGAGAGATGGTAGAATATCTTACTCAAAAAGGTAAAAAAGTATTTTTAGATTTAAAATTCCATGATATTCCAAATACAACAACAATGGCATCATTATTTGCAGCTAAACAAGATGTATTTATGTTTAATGTGCATGCAAGTGGTGGAAGAGCTATGATGGAATCAGTTGCAAAAAGAGTAAAAGAGGTAAATCCGGAAATACTATCAATTGCTGTAACAATTTTAACAAGTTTTTCAGAAGAGGGATTAAAAGAGACTTTTAAAAGTGAATTAACATTAAAAGAGTTAGCTTTAAATTTAGCTAAATTAACAAAAGAAGCTGGAATGGATGGAATTGTATGTTCGCCGTGGGAAGCAAAAGCTATTAAAGAACTATGTGGAGAAAACTTTAAAACAGTATGTCCTGGAGTAAGACCTAAATGGTCAGTTGCTAATGATCAAGAGAGAATAATGACTCCTAAAGATGCAATACTAAATGGATGTGATTATCTAGTTGTAGGAAGACCAGTAACTAAAAATGAGAATCCTGTAGAAGCAGCTAAAAAAGTATTAGCTGAAATAGAGGAGGGAGTAAAAGAGGGAAGTCTATGTTGCTAA
- a CDS encoding dihydroorotate dehydrogenase, producing the protein MNRLKTNFLGKEFKNPMVTSSGCFGFGLEYKDYFDPNVLGGIVVKGITMEPRDGNYGTRIAETPGGMLNCVGLENPGIDYFENVIVKNIKSSGIESPIIVNINGKVIEEYVEIAKRVENIPEVDMIELNISCPNVKDGGMAFGAKPEVAGAVTKAVREVTTKPLIVKLSPNVTDIVHIAKVVEENGADAVSLINTLLGMAIDIKKRKPVLGNTFGGFSGPAVKPVALRMVYQVYKNVNIPIVGMGGISSTEDAIEFMMAGATMVSLGTGLFSNPILPVEIKDGLEKFCEENGLENIQEIVGAAHN; encoded by the coding sequence ATGAATAGATTAAAAACAAATTTTTTAGGAAAAGAATTTAAAAATCCAATGGTAACATCATCAGGATGTTTTGGTTTTGGATTAGAGTATAAGGATTATTTTGATCCAAATGTTTTGGGAGGAATTGTAGTAAAAGGAATAACAATGGAACCTAGAGATGGTAACTATGGAACTAGAATAGCAGAGACTCCAGGAGGAATGCTAAACTGTGTTGGACTTGAAAATCCAGGGATTGATTACTTTGAAAATGTAATTGTAAAAAATATAAAATCATCAGGAATTGAGTCTCCAATAATCGTTAACATAAATGGAAAAGTAATAGAGGAGTATGTTGAAATAGCTAAAAGAGTAGAAAATATTCCAGAAGTTGATATGATAGAATTAAATATATCATGTCCAAATGTAAAAGATGGAGGAATGGCATTTGGTGCTAAGCCAGAAGTAGCTGGAGCTGTAACAAAGGCTGTTAGAGAAGTAACAACAAAACCTTTGATTGTAAAGCTATCACCTAATGTAACGGATATAGTTCATATAGCAAAAGTTGTAGAAGAGAATGGTGCAGATGCGGTATCTTTAATAAATACTTTACTAGGAATGGCAATAGATATTAAAAAGAGGAAACCTGTATTAGGAAATACTTTTGGTGGGTTCTCAGGACCTGCAGTAAAACCAGTAGCCTTAAGAATGGTATATCAAGTATATAAAAATGTAAATATACCAATAGTTGGAATGGGAGGAATTTCTTCTACTGAGGATGCAATAGAATTTATGATGGCAGGAGCAACAATGGTTTCATTAGGAACAGGATTATTCTCAAATCCAATTTTACCAGTTGAGATAAAAGATGGATTAGAAAAATTTTGTGAAGAGAATGGATTAGAAAATATACAAGAGATTGTAGGAGCAGCACACAACTAA
- a CDS encoding dihydroorotate dehydrogenase electron transfer subunit: MFLEDCKVLENYKVGEDYYLMKIESEKASQYSKAGQFFMLKLKNEIRILRRPISLHYVDKDKNILEFYYEVKGGGTKEFATLEVGEILNIQGPLGRGFTTEVKNKKCVVVGGGMGIAPTKLLIDELKKENEVIFIAGGRGKEALNILENLNLDGIKTYITTDDGSLGEKGNVISVLSRVLSDEKIDMVQTCGPHKMMEAVAETTLKADVFCEVSLEERMACGVKACVGCSIKTLDGMKKVCHDGPVFDSKIIVDVNPKENTGCSCGN; this comes from the coding sequence ATGTTTTTAGAGGATTGTAAAGTATTAGAAAATTATAAAGTTGGAGAAGACTACTACTTAATGAAAATAGAATCTGAGAAGGCTTCTCAATATTCAAAAGCTGGGCAGTTTTTTATGTTAAAATTAAAAAATGAAATAAGAATTTTAAGAAGACCAATCAGTCTTCATTATGTAGATAAAGATAAAAATATTTTAGAGTTTTATTATGAAGTAAAAGGTGGAGGGACAAAGGAGTTTGCTACACTTGAAGTTGGAGAAATTTTAAATATTCAAGGACCTTTAGGAAGAGGATTTACAACAGAAGTAAAAAATAAAAAGTGTGTTGTTGTTGGTGGAGGAATGGGAATCGCTCCAACAAAGCTACTAATAGATGAGTTAAAAAAAGAAAATGAAGTTATATTTATAGCTGGCGGAAGAGGGAAAGAAGCTTTAAATATATTAGAAAATTTAAATTTAGATGGAATAAAAACATATATAACAACAGATGATGGTTCTTTAGGAGAAAAAGGAAATGTAATATCTGTTTTAAGTAGAGTTTTATCTGATGAAAAGATAGATATGGTTCAAACTTGTGGACCTCATAAAATGATGGAAGCAGTAGCAGAAACAACGCTAAAAGCAGATGTGTTTTGTGAAGTATCTTTAGAAGAAAGAATGGCATGTGGAGTTAAAGCATGTGTTGGATGTTCAATAAAAACATTAGATGGGATGAAAAAAGTTTGTCATGATGGACCGGTTTTTGATTCAAAAATAATAGTGGATGTAAATCCTAAAGAAAATACAGGGTGTAGCTGTGGAAACTAA
- the pyrB gene encoding aspartate carbamoyltransferase, translating to MRDFISMKDFTKGDILEVLRVAKELEKKNEELLKNKIVGSLFFEPSTRTRLSFTSAAYRLGAKVLGFDSPDATSLKKGESLRDTIKMTEAYSDVIVMRHNRDGAARFAADIAKVPVINAGDGANEHPSQTLLDLYTIEKEFGSIEGKKVAFVGDLKYGRTVHSLTKALEMFNCEFYFIAPEVIQIPEYIARELEKKNIKYHILNDYKDVLKEIDVLYMTRIQKERFDNQEDYEKVAGVYIIDKESIVGKCKEDMIILHPLPRVDEIKIDLDETKHAKYFEQAANGVPTREAIFSIALGLIETLKYERLEKDIRKSTEIICSNEKCITKFEETENKYVLDKEHEYCYYCNRDIKK from the coding sequence ATGAGAGATTTTATTTCAATGAAAGATTTTACAAAAGGTGATATTTTAGAGGTTTTAAGAGTAGCAAAAGAGTTAGAGAAAAAAAATGAAGAACTTTTGAAAAATAAAATAGTTGGAAGCTTATTTTTCGAACCTTCAACAAGAACAAGGTTATCATTCACATCAGCTGCTTATAGATTAGGAGCTAAAGTTTTAGGATTTGATTCACCAGATGCTACTTCTTTAAAAAAAGGGGAATCGTTAAGAGATACGATAAAGATGACAGAAGCTTATTCGGATGTAATTGTTATGAGACATAATAGAGATGGAGCGGCTCGTTTTGCAGCAGATATAGCAAAAGTGCCAGTAATAAATGCAGGGGATGGAGCTAATGAGCATCCAAGCCAAACCCTTTTAGATCTATATACAATTGAAAAAGAATTTGGAAGTATAGAAGGAAAAAAGGTGGCTTTTGTAGGGGATTTAAAATATGGAAGAACAGTTCATTCATTAACAAAAGCATTAGAGATGTTCAACTGTGAGTTTTACTTTATAGCACCAGAAGTAATCCAAATACCAGAGTATATTGCAAGAGAGCTTGAGAAAAAAAATATAAAATATCATATATTAAATGATTATAAAGATGTATTAAAAGAGATAGATGTATTATATATGACAAGAATTCAAAAGGAAAGATTTGATAATCAAGAAGATTATGAAAAAGTAGCTGGAGTTTATATTATAGATAAAGAAAGTATTGTAGGTAAATGTAAAGAAGATATGATAATTTTACATCCGTTGCCTAGAGTAGATGAAATAAAAATAGATTTGGATGAAACAAAACACGCTAAATATTTTGAGCAAGCAGCAAATGGAGTTCCAACAAGAGAAGCGATTTTTTCAATAGCTTTAGGATTAATAGAAACATTAAAGTATGAGAGGCTAGAAAAAGATATTAGAAAATCAACTGAAATTATTTGTAGTAATGAAAAATGTATCACAAAGTTTGAGGAAACAGAAAACAAATATGTTTTAGATAAAGAACATGAATATTGTTATTACTGTAATAGAGATATAAAAAAATAA